Genomic window (Arachis hypogaea cultivar Tifrunner chromosome 13, arahy.Tifrunner.gnm2.J5K5, whole genome shotgun sequence):
TCACTACATattgatgctctatttattaaggATCTATCACTAACTAATAAATTGTTACACACACAAGACGAGATTCAAACTCTAAATATTTGCTTAAGCAGACAAATAAAATGATCATTcaacaaattcaaattaattaagattaattatttttaatatttttaagttataaaatatttataataattactatatatatgttttgtttaatttttttaataaaaaaattatataattttatgtattaaaaaggggaaaaaacataaagaatttaggagaaatctTAGTGACAGCTAcggaattagaaaaaaaaaacacggtGAGAGTTGTGAGTTGTGACAGAgcgaataaaataaataagaagacATCGATCCAATTcttaatgaaaaaaagaaaatgattgGTTCGGGTTCTATTCAAGATtctattatgattattatatcaATGACCAATTGCTTACTAATTAAAAGTATTTGCATGAGAAAGATTACTAATCTTGGAAGTAATGTGTTTTCAAAAGGGGACTTCTCAGCATAAAAAAGAGATACAGTAAACGTATTTCGTGTGAGCAAAGAAAGTGAATAATTATTGAAGGTGGAAGATGCTAGTAAGCAAAGAAATtcaagaaaagcaaaaaaaaggaagaaagagaaggTTGGTAATTCATATGGATAACAGAACCTCTTAGGAACCAACCGAACCCAATCATATTCAAACAGAACATGTGAAGTAATTTGACTTAACAAGCCAAGGAAAGGCAACGAGAGAGAACGAGTGCACGCATTAAAATAATGACACACCGCCAGCACCTAACAATTAATAAACAATTTAAATGCTTTTTTGTCTGAAATTATGGTCATCGTTCGTCACCTAACCAAAAATCAAATTGAAGACCAACAAAACTACCACAGTAAGAAGAAGAACCTGAACCTCTTCATTAACCGCCACAAATCAGCTTCAATACTTTCTCTCATTTTCTTCAGGTAACCCAACTCTCTTGTCGTGAACTGAACAATTAAGCGTTTTTGTGCTTTCTTCTCCTAAGTTCTTTGTGTATAATCATTTCGTGATTTAGATAAAATTAAGTATACCACTGCTTTGTTAATAATAAGAACTTTTAAGGAAATTGATAAGATTTATTTTGATATAGGTGAAAGGATCGGAGGACTGTATTTATGGGAAATTCAGCGTCAACAGATGATTCTAGTGAtgatttcgttcatcaccattcttCTTATGATGGGATTTCGGGGACTACTAGCTATGATTATCATCAACCCTCTTCTTATGATGGGACTTCAAGGAATACTAGCTATGATTATTATCCCCAACCAACTTCTTATGATGAAACTTCAAAGAACAATAGCTATGAGGATTATCGCCAACCTTCTTCTTATGCTGGGAGTTCGAAGAATACTAAATACCAGCAAATCGAGCGCCCCACTTATATAGCTGATAATTTCAGTTCACTTGATCAGGTTTTTGCTCCTCTATTTAGAGATCTTAATCTTAGCGCTATAAAGAAATTTTTGTAATACACTAGAACAGGAATTACTACTAGCTGATAGGTATTTAGAAAACTTTGTTTGATTATATAATGGCATCAAGTTATCTGTAAGATTTTCATTGATCATTTTGAATTGCACACTGTGAAGTTGCTTGTGGTGTTTGGTTTATTTGCAACCTGTTTTCATTTGAAAAGAATATGGTTACATCTCATGAAGGTGCTGCAAACATAATTACTGCATGTTTTCTTATAGAATTTTTGCCTGTACTTATCTGCTACCCTATCCTTCAGGTTATTACTGCTCTTAGAGAAGCTGGTCTGGAATCATCAAATTTAATACTTGGTATTGATTTCACCAAAAGCAACGAATGGACAGGTTTGTTCTTTGTGAATACGAAATTAATGTTATATTATACACACTGTATGAGAATGGAGAATGCTGAAAATCGCATCTTGGTAATTTCAGGCAAGCACTCATTCAACCACAAAAGCCTTCATCATATTGGCCGGATTCCGAATCCATACGAGCAGGCAATCTCCATCATCGGCCGTACTCTCGCTGCTTTTGACGAGGATAATCTGATTCCATGTTTTGGATTTGGTGATGGTGAGCTTTTGTTTCTGACTTTATGATCAAATGTTTATATTTTTCTCTTGTATTATACTGATTCCAGCCAATACTTCTGCAGCATCTACACATGATAAGTATGTGTTCAACTTTTATCCTGATGGTCGCTCTTGTCGTGGTTTTGAGGAAGTACTTGCACGCTACAGAGAGATTGTTCCACTCTTAAAATTGGCAGGTTCAATATTATTCCTTGTTGactacattttaaaattttattacaagTATCTGTCACAAATATATCTAATAAATGATGTATAACTTAATGCATACATATGTAGGGGCACCACATATGTATGGCTTTATTGTCCTGCAAAAATTTGAAGATCTAATCATGAAAGACTAACGGTTTAACCCTTATCAATAGGTCCAACATCATTTGCACCTGTAGTTGATGCGGCAATTGACACTGTGGAGAGAAGCCAGGGTCAATATCATGTTCTAGTAATTATTGCTGATGGACaggttttatatatttatttcgtttttgttTTATACCATTATGATTCTTCTTAGGGAATGATATAATTGAAGCCCATGTTTCtaaagcattttgttttttcaTAGGTCACTAGAAGTTCAGATACACCACATGGAAAGCTTAGTCCACAAGAGCAAGCAACCATTGATTCTATTGTTGCTGCAAGGTaaactagttttttttttgtgctaGGCCTTATATTTTGTTAATGATATCCATCTTTGATGCTGGAGCTGTTCTAATTTTCAGTCACTATCCACTCTCAATTATTTTGGTTGGAGTTGGAGATGGACCATGGGATGAAATGCAACGCTTTGATGATAACATTAAGCACCGGTTATTTGACAACTTTCAGGTAGTTTACATATGTATGATTGCATTTCCCATTTAGATTCTCATTTTTCCATGCAATGCTAATGTTAGTCTGCTATGGTTTTCTAACATTTCCTTTTTGCTTCTTTAGTTTGTGAACTTCACAAAGATCATGTCCGAAAAAGAGGCATCAAAGAAGGAAGCAGCATTTGCACTTGCTGCCCTTATGGAAATTCCAATTCAGTACCGGATAGCCTTAAATTTACAACTTGGAAGGTAAGCTTTGAGCTTACAAGTACAACCATGAAAGATTCTAATATATTCAAGGATAACTGAGTGTGCAATTTTTCTGATGCAGTGGAAAATCAATAGGTAACCATCGATGTAACAGGCCTCTGCCTCCGCCTAAGGAAGTTATAGACCATGACAATTCTGTCACCACAGTTCCACGAAATGTTGAATCGGTCGAGCCATCGGCTCCGGCTGTAACTGAATCAGTATGCCCTATTTGCCTAACGAATCCAAAGGACATGGCGTTTGGATGTGGTCATACAGTAAGTTTCTTTGATGAACTTGTTACTATATATGCTCATGTTAATGTGCCTTGAAGTTATATGATGTAACTCTggtttttaaatgataaaaatcgTAAAAGGAATGCTATTTTTATAAATCTCACATTTGATGATGAACATGTACATTTATTATGTAACATTCAATCATTTAACATTTAATTCTGTGTTGTTTGATATAGACTTGCAGGGAGTGTGGTGCAACATTATCTTCATGTCCTATGTGCCGGCAGGAAATTACAACTCGCCTGAAATTGTACAATTGAGCTTGAAGACTTCATAGCTGCTGATTATGAATGTACAGAAAGTCTGTCTTctgttttttttaagtaaaatttctTAACATTTCCAATAAGCTAAGTAATGATTGGGGGGATGTAAAGAAtggttagaatttatttatttatttatttatttttgggtgTTATTAAATAAAGAGTGTTCATTGATTTGAAACTTGAGTGCTAACATtagcaatattttttatttgtaaacaaTTCATTTAGTTGTTGACCAAAAACATGGAGGACTTCATTGTTTCTCAAAAGTTAAATGACAAATTGATTTTTCATCCAGAGCAGGGGTTCGCATTCTACTCATTTTGCATAAAATCTGTACATATAAAaacagtgcatcaaagttctcaGTTTGACACGGAAGTAGTAGTTTTTGGCAAAATCATAACATGCATATAATAGTCAGAATGCGAGTAAAATTtacataaacaattaattaaaaacaCTTTACAGAGTTTTAAAGTGTCTTAAAATGAAATTCCATAGAATTTTAGAGTTATGAGCACATAACTTGAATATAAACAGAAATATGTGAAAGGAATCCTACTCAGAAAAAGAACTTGGAATATAAACAGGAAATCTTTCAGATGTGAGTATGTATAAGTGGTAGAGTCAAGTGTTAGAAGTTTCTTAAAAtataagtaaattaaatttttaaccttAACAAGTCAAAATCGACATGCAAgtcaaaaactcaaaataaaGCCTAAGCAATTTATAGAGATACTAGTATTATTTTATGCCATGTTTCAAGTCGTGTGTGTTAACTGTTAAGTGTTAACTTTAGTTCCAGTTGAACCGGGCTACAAATCAACTTCACTGTATATATCCAAACATTTGTCACGTGTAAAAAACAAGcatagaaatgaaaatgaaattggaaTAATGGATGATGACGATGGGGAGTTTGTCTTTGCCCTCACCTCCATCCAGAATTTCCAAAATGACTGCAAACATTTGGTACTCTGAAGACTAGACTAAATTTCCAATGCTATCCTGactcaatataaaaatattacaggTAGTATAGATAACCTTAAATGTATCAtgttttattgtatatttattaaaataaaaatttaaaaaattttacaaataatAACTTTAACATGTACCTTAAACCCAAATTAATGTCTACTACTAATAAACATTAGTttggtataaaatataaaaatattttctaataaaTAAGGATcaagtacgattttggttcctAAAGTAtaagttgaaattttttttatttctaaactttttttgtataaaaaatagtCCCTAAGGTTTGacttgattttaaaatcgtcctaaggtttaacttagttttaaatttttggcTTTGAAAGCGGAGGATAAATTGTagacaatttcttcttcttcctcccttcttcttcccttttctctttgcGAACAAAAATACTCtcattctcttaatttttttattttataattttattattatgaataatttgattaaaaattttaaaatttaaattaaaaagataattttatataaaaaaagttaaaaacaaaaaaaaaattcggcCTATATTTTAGAAATCAAAATCATACTTTAaccctaaataataaataataggtaGTGTTAGATAAACAAGTTATTATtcaatcaaattcaacatcctgaAAGAACACAAAATGTTAGAATCTACCAgtatttttcttcttcctcctctttcttcctcttccatcctttttcttttcgtttcttttgcaatttttatttgtttcttctcttatctttttttcctacttctttcttcttattttttcttcgTATGttctattatttaatatttatagataattttttactttttataaaaaaaattattattttctggAAAATTTATgtgtcaattttttaaaaaacattatgttaattaaaaaaataactttaaaaatttagatGCTAAAATATTTGTTTACCCGCATTTTTTCTTTACCAATATTAAAAGGTAATTTTtcagttattaataaaaataagtgaGCATAGAATGActatatttacttatttagtcATAATAATAACTTTTCTCCAACAATAACTTTCTACTAAGATTAAGATATAAGTATTtgtataacataaataaaagaaaaatgttagtattgtTGACTGTTGAGTATGAGTATGACACTCTTCAAGTCTTCAGggataaaaacaaaaatgaatgTTAGGAAATCAACGGTTTTagtgtataaaaaaaaattaactaatattggtataaaacaaaaatttaaaaattaatacgtAATAACGTTTCTAGAAACAAAAATAAGAGTCTCAAATTCGTTTTTGGGAGGGTGGATAGTCACGAAAATAAAATTCGTTGGGGGACGTAAGCTGTATATATGTATCATAAATTTGCAGCGTAGGAAGGTCAAGCACGACGGcacattttattatttataaagagaaaataaaagaaccaCAAAAAGGAAAATAGAAAGTAATATCTGATTTAGAAAATAAAAGGCACCTTCTGCTAGACAATGGACATGTATGTGAAACAATTAGGTGGGTTTCTATGAGGAAATTAAGGGGGTGGGTACATGTATACATaacaaacatgaattaaaatcatTATTATCAAGAATTCTTGTGGTTGTGGGAGGATCCATGAGAGCCCTTGAACATATCTCTAATGATACTATGCTTCACTTTTGATCGGGATGCCGGAAAGTTGCTGAATGAACCGGGAGGATGTATTTTACGCTGCCCTGCACCTGCACCTGCACCTTCCCCTGATGCACCCGACGACACTTTCTCATCACTATAGCCGCCCTTCCCACTCATTCTTCCCACTTCCCTTGTTTCTTCAATTTTTCTCTCTTCCAACGATGCCACTATTTATACACCAAAAAGTTTACCCTTCTCCACTAAGGCTTTTATTATGTTGGAAATGGGAAGCTCTCCCGTTAGGATAAGATCACACTCGTTGCGGGTCCCACTGCAAAAGAAAACGAACAAAATTTCAAGCTTTTTGGACTTACCTTTGAATTGTCTATTGGCGACACTGCAGTCTGAGACGCCTGCACCGCCACGCACGTGTTGCGCCCTTCTTTTACTTCATCTTATTTGCTATTGATGACGAATTTTGATGACTTATATTCTTATAAACTTGACGCCTATAAGACCAGTAGGGAACTCATCTCAATTGTTTATGGTTtacttatcataaaaaataactttgcgtcataaataataaataggaaTTCACagtatctctctcttctccattaagaAGAACTAACTTTAATCTCTATTGtgatcccacttaattaattaattaaaatacttgaaattaatgtaatcaattttttaacaatgtaatttaaatatttaaatttaaaaataattcactattaaaagatattaatattaactaaattcatatataacaataatacacaatatataattcgggattacactaatttgtaaaattacttaatacaaagaaaaacataattaaactctatagttgacgacaagtattgtgaaattgccatatgtgttcaatcaagtcctctttcaattgtctatgctgctgcctatttcgaatttgggcatttctttggagaaattgatggtatggtgcaaaatcttcttctcccagctgaggttgtgataagccattttcaacatcatcatactctaagccttgagcaaaatttcctgcataagtgtctctttcatcctcaacaatcatattatgcaatataatacaagctctcattatgttggcaagcttcttcttttcccaaaaacgagctggaccacgtataattgcaaagcgtgcttgcaacactccgaatgctcgttccacatcttttctttgcccttcttggtattgtgcaaataacttgcgtTTCTCTCCTTGTGgatttgagattgatttgacaaatgtggcccattcaggataaatactatctgctaaatagtatcccattgtataattattaccattaatagtataatttacctctggagcatggtcatttagaatatcatcaaacactggagaacgatctaacacgttgatatcgttatttgaaccagaaactccaaagaacgcataccatatccaaaggtctgaagatgctacaacctcaagtactatggttgcaaccccacgataaccactcatgtacatacATTTCCACGCCTTTAGACAATTTTTTCATTGccaatgcatgcagtcaatgctacCCAACATGCCAGGGAAGCCACGATCCTCCGCCATTTGTAGCAGGCGTTGTACGTCATTTGGATTGGGTTTTCGCAAGTATTCATCCTCAAACACCGAAATGACACTTTCAACAAATTTTTCTAAGCATTCAATTGTAGTGCTCTCGCCTATGCGCACATAGTCATCAACAGCATCAGCTGCTACGCCATATGCTAACATCCGTATCGCAACGGTACATTTTTGGAGTGGCGACAAGCCTCTTCTTCCAATTGCATCAACCCTCTGTTGGAAATACGGATAGACGTTTGAGAGAGCGTCTACTATCCGAAGGAACACATGTCTTCTCATTTGAAATCTCCGTCGAAAAATGTCAGCATTATACACCGGTTCATCTTCAAAGTAATCTTGGAAAAGGCAATCATGTCCTGCTTCTCGATCTCTGTTGATCCATCTACGAGTAATTGGGATAGAGCTTCTatcgatatcttcttcttctgaatcttcGAGTAAATACTCATCGATCCAATTATCTATGAGTGTGTTATCTTGCCGTCTTCTTttgccatacaaagcctcattaaacatatcatcaaaatttctagccatatctagaaatgtaatttttagttcTCTTTCGAGGTGAGAAACAAGAGTTGAAGTGGAGTTGCGGAGTCAttgatagttgatatttataagtgtgtCTGCAATAAGTACCTTAACGGCTAGTTTTGTAACGGCTATTTTTGCAATGGCTAGTTAACGGCTACTTTtgtaacggctagttttgcaacggctagttttgcaacggctagttttgcaacagtcactttcatgaacaataagggcacaataatattgactaatttaaaaacttacatcagaaataaataaaacaaactacatcacataccagtaatacgcaataaaaataagaacatactacATAACTCAACGAATACAAGGAACCATTAAGTAAACCACTTGGCGattattttctcacatgcaatctcatgaagagctcgtcgtttttcactcattgtagacgtgtcagcattaagtatttgcatatccatctCCCTTTCCCTTTCCTTGGCCATCCTTTCCATCTCCATTTCTTTTGCTtttatctccatttctttaatatacctctgagtttgtaattcttgttcttttattgccgcttgaatttgtaactccttctctttgattgccataatctttgctctatgttccttttcctcttctctttctttttccctatCCATTAGTTCTCTTTCTCTAACATTCTTAAaatcttccatgagagataatTTTTTGACAACCGATGATTTTCTTTCGCTAAAATCTTCAGACATTTGTGCTTTTCCGTTACCTTTTcgcttgctcttctttgatccttgtGGGCAAACGGGAGAGTCCACACCGGGTTCATCAGCCAATGGTGTTTCTGGgtttgatgaggatgagtatGCTCCAGTTGCACTAACCTTGGTTCTCTTTGAGCCGCCACTCTGTGTAGGTAGTTGGCTTCTCCATTTTTGCTCCAACCGAAGCATGTTCCAATGCCTCTCAAAAGTGAATTTTTTACCATAATTTGTGGAATAAAGTTTATAAGCCAACTCCTTTATATCATCAGCGTTCGAACCACTCCTTATGTTTCGACTAGCTTGATCGTAGCAACCAGCAAATTGTGCAACAGCCTTGTTGATCTTATATCATCGTTTCTTACATACAACTACCCCCTTGTCATGTCGGAGCAAAATTCTACACAGTAGCTATGAATTCGACTCCAAAATATTTCCCTCTTTTGATCGGTACCAATTATAGGGTCAGTTGAAACATTTAACCATGCACTGATCAGCATCTCATCCTCTTTCCAATGCCAGTGTTGAATACTATCTTGCCTCCGatcttcaatatcatcatcattgaggttgatagcatctaatccacgagggttggcaaaatctgaatattgcgaatttggactagattgtataggagtctgagaggatgggttagaagagccaccaacaccaGATGAGTTATGTCTTGATGTACTAAATTGAGTTGAAAACGGCAAGAAAGTTGGAGTAACATTTTTGATAGAGGggttaaatatggatgaaaatagaaaatggggtgtttgtgaattttgattttgcagttggaatataggaaattgattattataaggagcttgaaaattgaaattagaaagattttgtggatttggattttgaaatgtatttggtagtatgaagttttgatttggaacttgagagtttgaggtttgagattgttgggtatttgAAATTTGAGGAAAGTTTAGTAAGTAATTGAAGAAATAGTTAagttggtttggatccattttttcgaacaaaaaataatagtagcagaattttgattttgtaaacttggaagaagatgaagaagagtagtagagagtgtgagaataga
Coding sequences:
- the LOC112733067 gene encoding E3 ubiquitin-protein ligase RGLG3, which produces MGNSASTDDSSDDFVHHHSSYDGISGTTSYDYHQPSSYDGTSRNTSYDYYPQPTSYDETSKNNSYEDYRQPSSYAGSSKNTKYQQIERPTYIADNFSSLDQVITALREAGLESSNLILGIDFTKSNEWTGKHSFNHKSLHHIGRIPNPYEQAISIIGRTLAAFDEDNLIPCFGFGDASTHDKYVFNFYPDGRSCRGFEEVLARYREIVPLLKLAGPTSFAPVVDAAIDTVERSQGQYHVLVIIADGQVTRSSDTPHGKLSPQEQATIDSIVAASHYPLSIILVGVGDGPWDEMQRFDDNIKHRLFDNFQFVNFTKIMSEKEASKKEAAFALAALMEIPIQYRIALNLQLGSGKSIGNHRCNRPLPPPKEVIDHDNSVTTVPRNVESVEPSAPAVTESVCPICLTNPKDMAFGCGHTTCRECGATLSSCPMCRQEITTRLKLYN